GCCTTTTGAATATTGTGTACCATAATTTATATGTAAATACTGAAATGAGAAACATTATTCCAAAATCTATAAAACAGGCCAGCGGATTGATTCCCTGCCAGAGCTCCCAAACCAGTGTTGCGGATGCCTGACCCAGTGCTCCGATCGGTCCGAACATCAGTCCGAAGATGGGTGCAAGCCATAAATCGCCCAGCAAATAATTTCCAGTAATCATTAACTCTTCGAAGAAATAATAAAATATAAATTCCATGGCGAATGTGAAAATAAAAATGAATTTTTTATTGTTAAATATTTCTCTTAGATTAATATCTCTGGACATTGTACTCATTTTTGTATTTTGTTGTTAATTAAAGTTAAATGTATTGTAAAATTTTGCTTTGATGTTCATTTTGCAATGCATTTCTTTTTTTGATGATGTGTTCTTTTCAAAAAAGTTAATGGAATTTATTCATCTTTTTTTTTTAAAAATATTTTGTAAAATATAATTTACTTAACATTTATATGTTTATTTATTCAATTATTTAATAAAATAATTATGGGTTTTGTATATGAGGTATATTAACAGACATGATTTGCTTATCATTGCCCGAAATATTGGCATAATCATGGTCGGGATTGGAATGATGTGCTTGATTCCGATTGCTGTTGATTTGATATATCTTGAATTCAATTTTTTATATTATCTTATTCCTGCTTTTCTATCAATTGGTATTGGCTTGGCATTAATTAAAGCTTTAGATAAATATTCGATTGATAAAATACGTTTAAAGCATGCTATGATAGTATCTTCCCTGTCATGGCTTTGGGCGGGCATTTTGTGCGGTATGGTGCTTTACTTTGTTACGGACATAAGCATTGTTGACAGTATTTTCGAAAGCATGTCTGCTTTAACTGGAAGTGGTATAACTATATATAGTGATGTTGAGGTTCTGCCTCAAAGCATATTATTTTTCAGAGCATTTCAGCAGTGGATTGGTGGTTTGGGTGTTGTGTTAATGATAATATCTGTTTTGGCAAAACCCGGTTCCATATCTGCAAAATTATATCAGTCAGAAGCTCGTGAGGAACGCATTAAACCGTCTACCAAAGCTACAGTCAAACAAATCATCAAGATTTATTTAGTTTACACTTTATTTGGGATTATTTTGTATGTTCTTGCAGGAATGCCGGTTTTTGATTCAGTGTGCAATACATTCTGCATTATTTCAACCGGAGGTATGAGTATTAAAAATGCAAATATAGGATTTTATCAAAATGATGTAATTTATTTCATAACAATTATTTTGATGATACTGGGTGCTACCAGCTTTTTAGTTCACTTTAGAATCATTAAAACAAGGGGAAAATCATTTATTCGGGATTTGCAATTTAAAACAATGATTTCTTTAATTGCTGTTTCATCCATATTGATATATTTCATTTCAAATATACTTCCTATGGATATTGTATTTGTCGTTGTTTCTGCGGTTACTACCACCGGGGCCAGCATTCAAAGTTCGACAGTTATGGGCGGCTGGCATCCATTTGTGATATTTATTATAATGATGCTGATGCTTATTGGAGGTTCAACCGGTTCTACAGTTGGTGCAATTAAATTGATGCGTATCATTACCTTTTTTAAAGGAATATATAAAAATTCACGTGAAATCTGGTCTCCCCGTGGAAGTGTTGTTTCAATGCAGATGGATAATCGGGAACTCAAAGAAAAGATTTCTGCCCAAAGCGGAAATTATATAGCTCTTTATCTGATTTTAATATTGATTACTTGGTCACTGTTGTGTTTGTATGGACATGACCCTCTCAATTCTTTATTTTTTTCCATGTCCATGCAGGGTAATGTCGGTTTGGAAATAGGTTCTATGTCCCAGACAATTGAAATGCCGTTGAAAATCATTGGAATTTTCAATATGTGGGCTGGAAGACTGGAAATATATCCTTTGCTGATTACATTAAGAGCATTTTTTGAATTGTTTAAATCATAATTAAGTTATTGGGTGAAGTTTTTTTAACAGGTTATCTTAACAAATTATATAACACAATGCATTTAAAAATATTAATAGATTTCAAGAGTAGTTAAAGTTATGAGGGGATTTTGTGAAAAAAACAAAAATTATATGTACTATAGGGCCGGCATCCAATTCTGTTGAAGTTATGGTTAAAATGGTTAAGTTTGGTATGGATTGTGCACGTATTAATCTTAGCCACGCTACACGTGAAGATATACTGAATACTATTGATGTGGTTAATGAAGCACGCAGAGTATGTGACAGGCCTATAGCTATACTCTATGATACAAAAGGGCCGGAATTTAGAACTTTGGAATTTAGCGGCGGGGGAGTATTTCTTAAAAAAGGGGATACTATCCGAATGAGTAAAACCTGCATTTCAGGCAATCAGGAGGAATTTGGAGTCAATCATAGTGAAGCTATTGATTTTATTGAAGTGGGGGATAAAGTACTTGTTGATAATGCTTTGCTTGAATTGGAAGTTATTGATAAGAAAAATGATCATGTCGTATTGAAAGCTTTGGGAAACGGTAAAATTCAGGACCATAAAACAATCAATGTTCCGGGTGTTAACTTAAATCTGGATTTCATAAGTGATGTGGATAGAAATGACATTGCTTTTGCAGCAAAGCACGCATGTGATTATCTGGCTTTGTCATTTGTAAACTCAAGAGATGACGTTATTGCTGCTCGAAAAATAATTGAAGAGGCTGGCGGTGAAGCTTCCATCATTTCAAAAATTGAAAGCAGAATGGGTATTGAAAATATAGATGATATAATTGACGAATCAGATGGAATCATGATTGCCCGTGGAGATTTGGGTGTGGAAGTTCCTATGGAAGAGGTTCCTATGCTTCAAAAGAGCATTATTAAAAAATGCCGTGAAAAGGGTAAGTTTGCAATTGTAGCTACTGAAATGCTGGCGTCCATGTATGAAAATCCAAGACCTTCAAGAGCAGAAGTTTCTGATGTGGCTAATGCCGTATTGGACGGGACTGATTGCGTGATGTTGTCTGGAGAAACTACAATTGGGAAGTATCCAGTACCTGCGGTTATCATAATGAGTAGAATTTGTGAATATGTGGAATCCACTATTGACTATTCAAAGCATACTGCTTATCTCGGATCAATCGGTATCAGTGATACAATAGCAAAACTTGTTGTTGAAGCTGTAGAGTATTCCGATATTAAATTGATTGTCACTCCAACAATGACTGGATTTACTGCTCAAAAAATCAGTAATTTAAGGCCGAACGCTACAATATTGGCATGCTGTCCGTCTTATCGTATTGCAGATAAAGTTATTTTAAATTTTGGTGTTAAACCGGTAAAAACAGACATATATGAAAACACTGATGAGATGGTTGAAAATGCAAAACGCATCGCTCAGGAAGAATTTGACTTGAATGAAGGAGATTTGATAGTAATTACTGGAGGATTTCCCCTAGGTAAGACTAAAAAAACCAATTATCTAAAAATTATTCCAATTTAATTTTGATGGAGGGCAAACTGATTAATATATCTGTTATTCAATGAAGTGACTAAAAAATTAATGTTAAGTAACTGTGATGTGACAGTTACTTATTTTTTTCGATTTCAATGTTTTTTGACGATTATTTTAAATAACCGTCTAAATACGTTTCAAATTTTTTAAGCTGACGCTCAATCCAATCTGGAAGATGATTTAATTTATTGTCCACTATCCAAATCCATAATTTCTCAATTGTCCATCTTCTTATAAAATCAATTCCCGTACATGCAACGTAGATTAAAACCAGTGCTGCAATAGCAAATAGGATGAGATTTGATGAATTATAATAAGATGAAGTGTTTAGTATTGTTTTCCATAGATAATGGCGAACAATAAGGTTGTCATGGATTAGATAAACACCAAATGCACTTCCGGCTATATAATTGATATACTTGTTTGAA
The uncultured Methanobrevibacter sp. genome window above contains:
- the pyk gene encoding pyruvate kinase, encoding MKKTKIICTIGPASNSVEVMVKMVKFGMDCARINLSHATREDILNTIDVVNEARRVCDRPIAILYDTKGPEFRTLEFSGGGVFLKKGDTIRMSKTCISGNQEEFGVNHSEAIDFIEVGDKVLVDNALLELEVIDKKNDHVVLKALGNGKIQDHKTINVPGVNLNLDFISDVDRNDIAFAAKHACDYLALSFVNSRDDVIAARKIIEEAGGEASIISKIESRMGIENIDDIIDESDGIMIARGDLGVEVPMEEVPMLQKSIIKKCREKGKFAIVATEMLASMYENPRPSRAEVSDVANAVLDGTDCVMLSGETTIGKYPVPAVIIMSRICEYVESTIDYSKHTAYLGSIGISDTIAKLVVEAVEYSDIKLIVTPTMTGFTAQKISNLRPNATILACCPSYRIADKVILNFGVKPVKTDIYENTDEMVENAKRIAQEEFDLNEGDLIVITGGFPLGKTKKTNYLKIIPI
- a CDS encoding TrkH family potassium uptake protein, with the translated sequence MRYINRHDLLIIARNIGIIMVGIGMMCLIPIAVDLIYLEFNFLYYLIPAFLSIGIGLALIKALDKYSIDKIRLKHAMIVSSLSWLWAGILCGMVLYFVTDISIVDSIFESMSALTGSGITIYSDVEVLPQSILFFRAFQQWIGGLGVVLMIISVLAKPGSISAKLYQSEAREERIKPSTKATVKQIIKIYLVYTLFGIILYVLAGMPVFDSVCNTFCIISTGGMSIKNANIGFYQNDVIYFITIILMILGATSFLVHFRIIKTRGKSFIRDLQFKTMISLIAVSSILIYFISNILPMDIVFVVVSAVTTTGASIQSSTVMGGWHPFVIFIIMMLMLIGGSTGSTVGAIKLMRIITFFKGIYKNSREIWSPRGSVVSMQMDNRELKEKISAQSGNYIALYLILILITWSLLCLYGHDPLNSLFFSMSMQGNVGLEIGSMSQTIEMPLKIIGIFNMWAGRLEIYPLLITLRAFFELFKS